tttctaAGGCACATTTGAATCTGAAATTGAATCAAAACAGCTAGTTTTGATCCATCTTCCTTTCATTCTTCTATTATTGGGCTGTGCAGCTGGAACAAGTACAGAATAGTGTATTTACTTAGAAATTAAACTAATTGCTTAATTCATTTTGCTTTATATTCAACCTGAAAATGATATTCTTCTTCTGAGTACATTGATCATATAAAAGGTTCGAGATAAAAATTCTATGTTAAATTGGGAAAAACAATTActcatatttttaatcatattcatTCTACTGgagatttgaattatttaactTACAACTTCTGCTATATCAACCCATTGAAGTGCTTGAGTTATAATATCATTATCGCTAGGCTCTTTATCCCAATTCCAATGAGTGATTTGTAAAAACTTGTTGGTAACATGAAATTTCCTTTCACATTTGTCAGTTTCGGGTCGTAGACTTTCGTGTAAAACAATTCCGACATATCCATCTGGTAGATCTATTATTTTTCCAGATAAAGGGTATCCTCTAAAGGAAGCATGCAAGGCTGAAACAATGGTGATGtgaatttattaatacaaaaattagtaGTCAGTACTTACTTCCATAATTTTTGGTGCtgatatttctattgaaatatctTTCAACTTTGGCATCACAATCTGCATGAATTTTAAATGGTAAACTTTgaatattactattttttttattacaatctaaattatttttcccGCTATTTATATGAATCGTTGCCATTTTGGATTGACggtttatattttcttcttttatgtCCAGCGTAGTATCCCTCTAAACCATTAACTAATCATTTATCTATGATATTTGTGTACAGTCAGTTGTAGTTGGAGAACGAGTTGAGTGGTGGCCAAAagtaataatttctaaatataaatatcaaattcgacaatttatatcaaacatTGAATGTTGTAGacattgttatttatttaaaatgatttttctttaagtAGTCGTTTGTTAATGATTGTTACTAAGTTATCTTTGATATTCTACATCAACAAGGAGATCAGATAAATTGATCAGAACTAACCAGTAGTACTAAATCTCAATACTTGagttgttataaaaattaaatagatgAATAAACATGGGTGAGAGTGACGACGAAGGTATCCTTACAGGAATACTTTTTGGTAATATTGACGAGTGTGGGAACTTGGAAAGTGATGTTTTCGATTCTTCCGAACAAAAACATCTTGCTTCTCTCGGAAAGTAAGAAGACGGCATTTTAATGTgcattataaaaattacagttgattttttccattttaggTTAGGATTTGGTTCATTTGTTaaagaaatcataaaagaagatATTGATAGTGATCCTGAAAACACAAATTTCTCCTCAAGAAATGAATCTTCAGAATTACTCAAACTGTCACAAGATAGTGCTTATTATTCTCAAAATAGTCaggaatttgataattttaacatTGATACAAAGTCACCTTCTGCAGAAGATTTCTTTGATATTAATGAACTAGCTGAAGAAGATGTGAGTACTTCattgtaatttgaaatttgcaaaaaatgtgtaCTTATTTGAACTTTAAAGATTGGTATAAGGGTAAGTATTTTTGCTCATTAAACGTTGAAAAGGCACTTTCCAAATGGGTCATTGCAGTAAATGGGCAGCAATTATTCAcctcatttttatataatgctTAGGACTTTGTGCCTTAGGTGCTGTTCATGATTCAGGTTGCACTAGTGTCAgtactgttaaatatttttcgtttaatatCCTTATCAGAATGCTTTAAAGGCAAACAAAAATGTTTGGTGTAGTAAATTATTGTGAGAATTTGAGAGCACTTTTGATTGGTTCAGCAATTAATTACTTCCAAAATATTCCACACAAttcagaaattatttacaatttaccTTCCTTAAAAAATTCAGATAGGTATTTCAATATCCaatagaaatgttgaaaacatTATTAGAGATGAATGTTAAGAaacagttattttaatttttttctaaacaacAGGCGATCTGACAAGTTTAAATATATTACTGATGGAATACGCTCAAAcagtttataacaaaaaaatatatttttagtctCAAGGTGCTAACGATTCATATGATGCTGATGATGAAAGAGTACAAATTGATGAGAAACTTATGCCTCCTCCTCCTGTACCTGCAAGTAAGGAGTCAAAAGTACAAGAAGTACACCAACAAGTGGGGGAgatggaaagaaaaaaattagaaacccCATTGGCTGCTATGTTACCATCAAAATATGCAAATGTGGATGTTACTGAATTGTTTCCAGATTTTAGGCATGGAAAGGTAAGTTGATCAAAATCCTAAAATTTGATAATGTTATAGTTTCCGTTAGGTTTTAAGGTTTTCAAGGTTGTTTGGGCCCGGTAAACCAAGTAGTTTGccaaatatttggaaaaatgtaagaaaaaagagaaagaaacgTAAACACAAGGAAAGTATGAATCAACATGACACTGATTCAAATTCTGATGATGAAAAACCTAAGAACAGGGGATGGTTCTTTGACTATGGTCAAGCAAAACCTGAGAATACTATGCACGATGATGAGGTTAGCAATTGTGTAATGTTGTAAACTATTGAAGTATCTAATTAATTTTAGGAGTTATTTTTGAAACCAGCTGAGGTTCCTAATGAAGATAATAAACATGATTCTGAAAAAAAAGATGAGACTGGTCCAAAAGCTGCAGACTGGCGTTTCGGGCCAGCTCAAATTTGGTATGATATGCTTGAAGTACCTGAAACTGGAGATGGCTTCAATTATGGGTTCAAGGTTGGGAATCAAAATACTGAGAGTGAGGTAAATGGTATTTATAACTCTAAAATACTTCTTAAATAAATCCACTATCTCTTAAATAGGTATATTAAAATAACTTCACATAAAAGTGATTTAATATTTCAACtacttattgtttttttattacataagaaggaagataataaagaaaataaagaagaagGCTTTCCAGATGATGCATTTTTAATGGTGACTCAGTTACATTGGGAAGATGATGTTGTGTGGGATGGTAATGATATAAAGCACAAAGTAAGTACAAGAATAAATGGTAATCACTTTTTGTTCTTGACACATTTTGTCACACTTACAAAAAACCAAATTAaggaatttatattaaaaaaatattgagtgaCTGGTTACATGCAGttgtattaaaatttctaaaatagtataaaaacgTGAACCAAaacttttgaattaattttttttgtactctATTAAATAATGTAGGTCATTGTTGCCCATAATCAATGTGAAacttgtaacaaatttttttgatgatcAACTGACAGCAAcgaattttttaacattattttctttcaatatgtcaattaaataaattgaattcaccacaaatttaaattaatccaaattaaatgaaatattaaatatcaaatgTAAAAGACTTAATATTAAGCCTCGAAAGTATGTATTTAtgcaaaaatatcaattctcaTATGGAAATTATAGtgcttattttaattaattattatggagcttagaagataaaaaatgcattttaagtaggtgttttaagtttgaattgaatttgagGTGTTCAAGTacctcaaaattaaaataaaaattgtaataagaaaatttttctaagatgaaatataacattttatttctgttttatttgatctttttttCTAGGTACAACAAAAATTGAGCTCTAAAACAAATGCTGCTGGCTGGGTGCCTAGTAGTGGAAACAGAACAGCCCAGGCTTTTAGCCAACCTGGAAAAGTGGGAACAGCTGTAAGACTTCCACCTGTACCTAATCCCCCTCTCCCTGGATTAAAATCTAAACCACAAATGTGAGTAATAttattgttcaaattatttgttaagttcaaatatgatgataattttcatatctGAAGAAAATTTTGGTTGAACATACTGTTAACTATCTCTAACATACAATCACGATTACATTGTCTGATACCTGATACAATCTTACAATATGGCAAGTTCACCTTTGACCcttatagataataatttggTGATTGAATCGCATATAGTATAGTGGCACTAAACAATAAACAGTATGAATTATCGTTTTACCTTGGAATGCATTAGTAaagaattatttgattaattgaTTATGAATTGTAGAgagaatttgaagaaataactcttttaaatatgatttagGCTGAAACCCAGGCAAGATCCAGAACAAGATGACACTTGGTATTCAATATTTCCAGTTGAAAACGAAGATCTAGTTTATGGAAGATGGGAAGATGATGTTATTTGGGATACTGAGAATATGAAATCTATTCCAAAACCATCTATATTAACCTTAGATCCAAAcgatgaaaatattattttgggtATTCCAGATGACATTGATCCATCAAAACAAATTGCTGGTAGGTAGAACATTTGTGAAAGGAGCATAAATTTTATACATACATTAAAGTATGgctgtaaatgataaaaatgactATTCTTGAAGAGAAGttttaatttgttgttttatatatattttaactttAGGACAAGCAACTCCTGTAAAAGTTAAAATACCTCATCCTCATGTAAAGAAGTCAAAGATTTTACTTGGCAAAGCTGGTGTAATTAATGTTTTACAAGAAGATACACCTCCTCCTCCACCAAAATCGCCTGACAGAGATCCATTCAATATATCAAATGATATGTAAGTCTTGACTTACCTAACTAGCCAATTACATAGTTTGAGgggaaatgaaaaatttgtgattattttagatattatcAACCGAGAACTTCCGAGACCACATTGAGGTTGAAAGTTGGAGGTGGTAACTTAATCCAGCATTCAACGCCAGTTGTGGAATTAAGAGCTCCATTCATTCAAACTCATATGGGTCAAATGAGATTAAGAAATTTCCACAGACCTCCTATAAAACGATTTTCACATGGTCCTCTTTTTGAGCCTGGTCCAAATAGTGTTATGCCTTTAGTAAAACATATCAAGAAAAAGGCAAAGGTATGTAATCTgagctattttcaaaaaattcgatTGACTATTTGTTTATTCTGGTATAATACTTTTTATAGCAACGAGAGGCAGAAAGAATGGCGTCAGGTGGAGGAGATGTTTTCTTTATGAGAACACCAGAAGATCTAACTGGTCGTGATGGAGACTTAATTCTCGTTGAATTTTGTGAGGAACATCCACCATTGATGAATCAAGTAGGTGCATGTTAATATTTCTAACcctttattaattaataaggTAATACatacttcttttttaatttaaggtTGGAATGTGTTCTAAAATAAAGAACTATTACAAACGAAAAGCTGCTAAAGATTCAGGACCGCCAACTTATAGATATGGCGAGACAGCATATGCTCATACATCGCCATTTTTGGGTATTTTGCATCCCGGGCAGTCTATTCaagcaattgaaaataatatgtacaggtatatataaaacttttggTTGTTTTGGGTAATTTCATAATGAAGGAAAATGGGTTGGATTTCACCCTCATAGTTTATCATTTagtaattttaatgtttttctgaaGTTATTTTCCATCTATGTCTTTAGCTCTTATATTGTTATACACCATCTAGAATAATTCACAGCACTTCAATAGAGGGAACAGTAATATACAGACTTGAAAAGAATTTAACCTATTTAAGAATATCAATGAGACATTGTTAACCAATCTAACTCCAATCTAccaaaatgaatttaaatagaaagtaaaataaattattccattTTACAGGTATAATTGAAATGTGTCAGTGAGGTTCTAAATTCGGTTCAcatttgttttgttaaattatcaatattatatgtAGTACAAGTTCACTTATTCACTGTACTACAATTAGTAAGTTGTTCAAACTGGTTCATCATATGAAGTGAACTTCAGCAAACCAATTTTTCTAAGAATGTAcaaattagttcaaaaattagttatttcttaattgaaattatgataGTGAAACATTGTAATATATCTTATTACACTTGAAAATTCATTATGGTTGTAGGGCCCCGATTTATGAACATACACCACCAGAAACTGATTTCCTCATTATAAGGACTCGCAGTCAATATTATATAAGAGAAGTAGATGCCCTTTATGTAGCAGGTCAAGAGTGTCCTTTGTACGAAGTTCCAGGTCCTAATTCCAAAAGGGCTAATAATTTCGTTAGGGATTTTCTGCAGGTAAGTAAAAGGAGAAGTAGTAATTTACTATATAAGAGTAGCTTAGGGTGGTCTACAAGTACCACTATTGGTACTTGTAGTAAAATTAGATGTACCCAAAGAATTTTTATTCCTCTATAGGTTAAACAATATGTTATAATTATagcagttttaatatttttgtttaggtATTCATATATCGTTTATTCTGGAAAAGTAAGCATAACCCCAGACGAATAAAAATGGACGATATTAAAAAGGCTTTCCCGTCTCATTCTGAAAGTAGCATAAGGAAACGTTTGAAATTGTGTGCAGACTTCAAAAGAACAGGTAAGgctattcattttcaaaaaataatgaataattttgtttttctaatttataaaaacattctcaaattagctttttttaattagttataaaaaactttctgtaagttgtatatttaatttaaatggtGGTTCTTCAAATACCAGtcctttttttgatttaaactATTTGCTATTAAGAGTTTGTTGAATTTCCACGTTTCAccacatttattttcattctgcCGCTTGGATTTTACTCCTCATATTTGTGGTCATTACTATTTCATTTTCAGTTATGTTATACATGATCTTCAATCTTAGGTTTTGTCAATGACCACTCATAGTCCTCTTGATCATTCACTCTGTACCAAAATCCACCTGCAATATACATTATACAACTTGTTATTCATAGTTTCTTTCCTTCGTTCAATTCATTAGGTCTTTGTTGCCTTTATCTCCTTACTAAATATTGCTTGTATTTCCACATTAGGAATGGATTCTAACTGGTGGGTTATCAAACCAGAATTTCGTCTACCAACAGAAGAAGAAATCAGGGCTATGGTATCTCCAGAGCAATGTTGTGCTTACTTTAGTATGGTAGCTGCTGAACAGCGTTTGAAGgtacataataatttttaataaaatgaaacatattatttgtatgaaataattttttataggatGCTGGATACggagaaaaatttcttttcactCCCGCTGAAGACGATGACGAAGAAATGCAATTAAAAATGGACGACGAAGTAAAAGTAGCCCCTTGGAATACAACAAGAGCATATATCCAAGCTATGAAGGGAAAATGCTTACTACAACTTACTGGTCCTGCAGATCCAACAGGTTGTGGAGAAGGTTTCAGCTATGTTCGCGTACCTAACAAACCTACACAAAGTAAAGAAGAACAAGAGTCACAACCCAAGAGAACTGTAACTGGTACTGATGCAGATTTGAGAAGGTTATCTCTAAATAATGCCAAAgctttattaagaaaatttggagTTCCAGAAGACGAGGTTAGTTAAATCGGTACTGTTTTTTCATTGGGTATTATAATGCACAAAGTTAATATCTTATCAAAGatgatcattaaaaaaattttactaaatgATAAAGCTTcgattgataaaaattgttacaaatatttaattttcacaGTACATTCTTTTAATTCTAAATGGAAATTCCCTCCACTGTGTTAtcacatatttatatttattgttattgtatGACTCCTTAACTGGAATAGCTCTGAAAAGTGTTATCAAAGTGAATATTCAGCATCTTTTCAATATCATCGTTAAGTTGCTTATAGCAATAGATGATATAGGGGACAGTGCCAAATCTGGGATACCAAGAAGAAAGACTATTCGAATACTCTTGTAAGATGTGAATATATATAACATTGTTAatgttatatatattattatagcATGTAAATCTGCTcaataatatttccataaaacaCCACCAATTCTgtacttttttccaatttttgggCCTGGGTATCAGAAAAATGCTTGTATCTCGTCTCTGTGAACAATACtcaaatttttgatgttttgctGTTTATTACCCAGGtgtataaatattatacaaaacaataaagaTTATAAggaattatatatattttttatattcttagaTAAAAAAACTATCAAGATGGGAAGTCATTGATGTCGTCAGAACTTTGTCTACAGAAAAGGCAAAAGCTGGAGAAGAAGGCATGGATAAGTTTTCTCGAGGAAACAGGTTCTCCATAGCTGAGCATCAAGAACGATACAAAGAGGAATGTCAAAGAATATTTGACCTACAAAATCGAGTACTTGCTAGTGCTGAAGTTTTAAGTACAGACGAAGGGGAAAGTTCTGAAGACGAAAGtgatgaagatattgaagaaatgggtaaaaacattgaaaacatgTTAGCAAATAAGAAAACTAGTTCTCAGGTAAATTATTTGTTGAAGGttcttataaatgtttttattatacatactTTATCATTTAGTTGTCATTAGAAAGGGAAGAACAAGAAAGACAAGAGCTAAGAAAGATGATATTAGAAGGTgagaaaaaagagaaagaaaaaaagaagaatgaagaTGAAAGTGAAGATCAAAATTATAACCAAGGTAATTACTACTAatgaatttacaataaaaaaatataccttaTCATTATTTTAGGAAGGATATTGAAGATAATTAGAACATTTAGAAATCCCCAAGGTGGAGAATATACTAGAGTTgaattagttagaaaacccGTTGTGATAGACGCATATGTTAAAATCCGTACCACCAAAGATGAAGAATTCATAAGGCAGTTCGCGACTCTCGATGAGGcacaaaaagaagaaatgaagagAGAAAAAAGAAGGATACAAGAACAACTCAGAAGAATAAAAAGGAATCAAGAAAAAGAGAAGATGGGGGGAAGTCATTCTCAGATTCAAAGTTCTCCCATTGTTCCTCCTGCAGGAACTACTGTTGAAAAGTTGCCAAATCCTAGCGAATGTAAGTCACAATGCTaaggattattttttaaaattagcgcattcagtatttttaaacatttctcataatagatactgttcaaaatttatcttagtatacaaaatttcaagacCATTGACCAttacaatttctaaaaaaatcagAAGAATTATTAGGATGCATTCGctaatttttatactttaagAAATTTAGACAATGCAGTAAATAGATCAAAcaatcgatgtttttttgaactttcaTAAACACAGAACTGTATTAGATAGAGAAATGGGTATTGGCGCTAATCTACTTTCTCGAATTACTTCTATCTTCCCATCTACTGCATCCTATGGTGCTTCGTTTTTCATGTTCTAACTCATAGTCTGTTACGTGTTTTTACTATATGAATCTTTATTTCTCCTTAAAACTCAGTACAtaacattctttttatttttctgcatacataataaacaaagtaaattcagaatttaaaaacttccattttatttctttatttcatttatcCAAAGtagtgttttattattatttttgtttttagctATTTCAACTCCCATAACTCCAACTTCTAATAAGACAATTACATCTTCACCTTCAAAACCTAGAAGGAAAACAAAGTTCAAACCagatttgaaattgaaatgtgGAGCTTGCGGAAATGTTGGTCATATGAggtaatataattattttagttagttGGTATTATGGAATCAATCCTTTTCAACTAATTATATTACATATCTtcatagtttaataaaaatataacagaagctcataatattttgtttaatttcaaaaatgtcttctaaaaaaatacattactcgtttagaaacataaaatttatagaatcaAGACTATTTATTCACGAATATGGATTTTATGTTAATCTtaatgtataattaaaattacaaaatttactccgacaaacaatttataattaaaatatttgaattatttttaggaCAAATAAAGCTTGCCCCTTATACCAAAATACAACAGAACTAAATCCTCCCATAAATGTAGCAATGACAGAGGAACAAGAAGAAGATATCGAAAAGCAACTCAATACCGATGATGAAGATCTTGTTAATGTTGATGGTACAAAAGTGAAATTATCTGGCAAGTTATTGAAAGTAAGTAACTATTAAAACTGTGATTGATATTCAATGATCTAAAGTTGATATATAACTTGTTGGAAACTCTCCATTTGTTGATTTTAAGAATGTCTACAATATATTTTGTGTCCTTAAAATCTTATCAAGTGGTTTATTCTTTGGAATCTTGAATAATGCTTGGTTAGATGACAATTATTGTTTGtaagttattgaaattttacatatatttataatttcattgtaGATATTATTGTCCTTTCTAGTATGTGATTTCAAATGGTGTTGCGGgttgaaaactcaaaataaaagtatccaagagttttttaaaatgccaaggtttcgatcttttatatttaatctaTGATACATTATAACTCAAACGTTGTTTACATATTTATCTTCATTAACGTTGCTTCTTGGGATTCATGAGCTTTATTCAATACACCTCCTTCTATTTCTTAGATTTATTGACATGTGGAATGCTCTTGATTTTCACGGTTTTCTAGGTTTTGTTTAAaccattttttgatatatttctatttcttacAATGGtggttgaaattgaaaaatataatatatgttTGTTAAGTTTTAATTCCACTTCTATATAGTTATTTCGTTCAATAATTTTAagcttaaaaaaatcaaaatcattttggtgaggaatgtataatatttttatatccatttttttatagattcgattttatttcaattgttgCTCatgtattatttcaaagaattatttCCAGCATGCAGAAGAAATCAAACGTAAGAGTTTGATGTTGAAAGTTCCAAAGGATGCACTCGGTAAAAAGAGACGAAGAGGTGTTCAAGATTTACATTGTGATTATCTAAAAAGACACAACAGGCCTGCAAATAGAAGGCGAACTGATCCTGTTGTCGTTCTGTCCACTATActagaaaatattcttaatgAAATGAGAAACTTACCAGATGTACAGCCATTTTTGTTTCCCGTTAATCAAAAGGTAAGTAGTTTTGCTATATTTCAACTCAAAATTTGATTTCTAACGTTTGGTTAAACAATTTGGCATCATAGTATAATCTGAAATTTGACAATATATggattttttattgcattttgtCTATTTTCAAGTTTCAGTATTCATCTGCAATTTCtctatatgaaatatttaatctatttcacatttcaatacttttcttagaaaaatatgtgaagaCAAACTTTCAGTAAGCTTTAGGATTAGGGATTACATTATTGTGCCCTTTATTGGAGCATATGCTTCGATTCTACAAGTTTCTTATGCAAAATCCCTTCTGTATGCCTGCAACTATGAGGCATTTTAATATAAACTGGTGTTTTTTCCTTTCTCTACAAAACTACATTcggtttttgctaaatataaCTTCATCAAGTGCATCCCGAGACAGTAGTATCTTGTAAAGAATCTATTGGTA
The window above is part of the Diorhabda sublineata isolate icDioSubl1.1 chromosome 3, icDioSubl1.1, whole genome shotgun sequence genome. Proteins encoded here:
- the LOC130441078 gene encoding transcription initiation factor TFIID subunit 1 isoform X1; this translates as MGESDDEGILTGILFGNIDECGNLESDVFDSSEQKHLASLGKLGFGSFVKEIIKEDIDSDPENTNFSSRNESSELLKLSQDSAYYSQNSQEFDNFNIDTKSPSAEDFFDINELAEEDSQGANDSYDADDERVQIDEKLMPPPPVPASKESKVQEVHQQVGEMERKKLETPLAAMLPSKYANVDVTELFPDFRHGKVLRFSRLFGPGKPSSLPNIWKNVRKKRKKRKHKESMNQHDTDSNSDDEKPKNRGWFFDYGQAKPENTMHDDEELFLKPAEVPNEDNKHDSEKKDETGPKAADWRFGPAQIWYDMLEVPETGDGFNYGFKVGNQNTESEKEDNKENKEEGFPDDAFLMVTQLHWEDDVVWDGNDIKHKVQQKLSSKTNAAGWVPSSGNRTAQAFSQPGKVGTAVRLPPVPNPPLPGLKSKPQMLKPRQDPEQDDTWYSIFPVENEDLVYGRWEDDVIWDTENMKSIPKPSILTLDPNDENIILGIPDDIDPSKQIAGQATPVKVKIPHPHVKKSKILLGKAGVINVLQEDTPPPPPKSPDRDPFNISNDIYYQPRTSETTLRLKVGGGNLIQHSTPVVELRAPFIQTHMGQMRLRNFHRPPIKRFSHGPLFEPGPNSVMPLVKHIKKKAKQREAERMASGGGDVFFMRTPEDLTGRDGDLILVEFCEEHPPLMNQVGMCSKIKNYYKRKAAKDSGPPTYRYGETAYAHTSPFLGILHPGQSIQAIENNMYRAPIYEHTPPETDFLIIRTRSQYYIREVDALYVAGQECPLYEVPGPNSKRANNFVRDFLQVFIYRLFWKSKHNPRRIKMDDIKKAFPSHSESSIRKRLKLCADFKRTGMDSNWWVIKPEFRLPTEEEIRAMVSPEQCCAYFSMVAAEQRLKDAGYGEKFLFTPAEDDDEEMQLKMDDEVKVAPWNTTRAYIQAMKGKCLLQLTGPADPTGCGEGFSYVRVPNKPTQSKEEQESQPKRTVTGTDADLRRLSLNNAKALLRKFGVPEDEIKKLSRWEVIDVVRTLSTEKAKAGEEGMDKFSRGNRFSIAEHQERYKEECQRIFDLQNRVLASAEVLSTDEGESSEDESDEDIEEMGKNIENMLANKKTSSQLSLEREEQERQELRKMILEGEKKEKEKKKNEDESEDQNYNQGRILKIIRTFRNPQGGEYTRVELVRKPVVIDAYVKIRTTKDEEFIRQFATLDEAQKEEMKREKRRIQEQLRRIKRNQEKEKMGGSHSQIQSSPIVPPAGTTVEKLPNPSESISTPITPTSNKTITSSPSKPRRKTKFKPDLKLKCGACGNVGHMRTNKACPLYQNTTELNPPINVAMTEEQEEDIEKQLNTDDEDLVNVDGTKVKLSGKLLKNYFQHAEEIKRKSLMLKVPKDALGKKRRRGVQDLHCDYLKRHNRPANRRRTDPVVVLSTILENILNEMRNLPDVQPFLFPVNQKLVLDYYKIVQRPMDLQTIRENLRQKKYQSREEFLADVNQIVENSTMYNGAKSSLTIAAQRMLNKCVERLGEKEDRLMRLEKAINPLLDDNDQVALTFILENVTNAKLKTMSESWPFLKPVNKKLVKDYYSIVKRPMDLETISKKVAAHKYHSRHEYLLDVEQILENCILYNGKDSTFTEKAEILVKACKETLDEYDEHLTQLESRLSLAQERAMLDDDQSWIGGDEENYTIAEPDRSSQTSSPDHLSSVKSQVDEFDLIDVEGEGMQALENSLLPPPPKQQKKNPKKEEIHTLEEDLQFSSEEELDEVPLHEFEDDTKGILISAEMPMEGVVADDDSQQAAEAMVQLGTMGYYPPNEGPEADNAEAFMYKEESIDVDPNYDPSDFLMSGLPLRKVDESELQQETAMKIHDDLAVSESDDEGTNIPQENQETLPDEDGAGDIWF
- the LOC130441078 gene encoding transcription initiation factor TFIID subunit 1 isoform X2, producing the protein MGESDDEGILTGILFGNIDECGNLESDVFDSSEQKHLASLGKLGFGSFVKEIIKEDIDSDPENTNFSSRNESSELLKLSQDSAYYSQNSQEFDNFNIDTKSPSAEDFFDINELAEEDSQGANDSYDADDERVQIDEKLMPPPPVPASKESKVQEVHQQVGEMERKKLETPLAAMLPSKYANVDVTELFPDFRHGKVLRFSRLFGPGKPSSLPNIWKNVRKKRKKRKHKESMNQHDTDSNSDDEKPKNRGWFFDYGQAKPENTMHDDEELFLKPAEVPNEDNKHDSEKKDETGPKAADWRFGPAQIWYDMLEVPETGDGFNYGFKVGNQNTESEEDNKENKEEGFPDDAFLMVTQLHWEDDVVWDGNDIKHKVQQKLSSKTNAAGWVPSSGNRTAQAFSQPGKVGTAVRLPPVPNPPLPGLKSKPQMLKPRQDPEQDDTWYSIFPVENEDLVYGRWEDDVIWDTENMKSIPKPSILTLDPNDENIILGIPDDIDPSKQIAGQATPVKVKIPHPHVKKSKILLGKAGVINVLQEDTPPPPPKSPDRDPFNISNDIYYQPRTSETTLRLKVGGGNLIQHSTPVVELRAPFIQTHMGQMRLRNFHRPPIKRFSHGPLFEPGPNSVMPLVKHIKKKAKQREAERMASGGGDVFFMRTPEDLTGRDGDLILVEFCEEHPPLMNQVGMCSKIKNYYKRKAAKDSGPPTYRYGETAYAHTSPFLGILHPGQSIQAIENNMYRAPIYEHTPPETDFLIIRTRSQYYIREVDALYVAGQECPLYEVPGPNSKRANNFVRDFLQVFIYRLFWKSKHNPRRIKMDDIKKAFPSHSESSIRKRLKLCADFKRTGMDSNWWVIKPEFRLPTEEEIRAMVSPEQCCAYFSMVAAEQRLKDAGYGEKFLFTPAEDDDEEMQLKMDDEVKVAPWNTTRAYIQAMKGKCLLQLTGPADPTGCGEGFSYVRVPNKPTQSKEEQESQPKRTVTGTDADLRRLSLNNAKALLRKFGVPEDEIKKLSRWEVIDVVRTLSTEKAKAGEEGMDKFSRGNRFSIAEHQERYKEECQRIFDLQNRVLASAEVLSTDEGESSEDESDEDIEEMGKNIENMLANKKTSSQLSLEREEQERQELRKMILEGEKKEKEKKKNEDESEDQNYNQGRILKIIRTFRNPQGGEYTRVELVRKPVVIDAYVKIRTTKDEEFIRQFATLDEAQKEEMKREKRRIQEQLRRIKRNQEKEKMGGSHSQIQSSPIVPPAGTTVEKLPNPSESISTPITPTSNKTITSSPSKPRRKTKFKPDLKLKCGACGNVGHMRTNKACPLYQNTTELNPPINVAMTEEQEEDIEKQLNTDDEDLVNVDGTKVKLSGKLLKNYFQHAEEIKRKSLMLKVPKDALGKKRRRGVQDLHCDYLKRHNRPANRRRTDPVVVLSTILENILNEMRNLPDVQPFLFPVNQKLVLDYYKIVQRPMDLQTIRENLRQKKYQSREEFLADVNQIVENSTMYNGAKSSLTIAAQRMLNKCVERLGEKEDRLMRLEKAINPLLDDNDQVALTFILENVTNAKLKTMSESWPFLKPVNKKLVKDYYSIVKRPMDLETISKKVAAHKYHSRHEYLLDVEQILENCILYNGKDSTFTEKAEILVKACKETLDEYDEHLTQLESRLSLAQERAMLDDDQSWIGGDEENYTIAEPDRSSQTSSPDHLSSVKSQVDEFDLIDVEGEGMQALENSLLPPPPKQQKKNPKKEEIHTLEEDLQFSSEEELDEVPLHEFEDDTKGILISAEMPMEGVVADDDSQQAAEAMVQLGTMGYYPPNEGPEADNAEAFMYKEESIDVDPNYDPSDFLMSGLPLRKVDESELQQETAMKIHDDLAVSESDDEGTNIPQENQETLPDEDGAGDIWF